The following proteins are co-located in the Dehalococcoides mccartyi 195 genome:
- the rpsF gene encoding 30S ribosomal protein S6, with amino-acid sequence MAASELLKSRVENLRDYELVVILTTDTPKEKVEAILEGISKTIAEKDGSFTEVNHWGKRKLAYLIGRYGEGYYVFIKMKAKPSSIRKINADLRISEQVIRHMAINMDEE; translated from the coding sequence ATGGCCGCAAGCGAGCTACTTAAATCCAGAGTTGAAAACCTGCGTGATTACGAACTGGTGGTTATTTTAACCACTGACACCCCCAAAGAAAAGGTTGAGGCCATTCTGGAAGGCATTAGTAAGACCATAGCTGAAAAAGATGGCAGCTTTACCGAAGTGAATCACTGGGGTAAACGTAAGCTGGCTTATCTTATCGGCAGATATGGCGAGGGTTATTACGTGTTTATCAAGATGAAGGCCAAGCCTTCTTCCATACGCAAGATAAACGCTGATTTGCGTATTTCAGAGCAGGTTATCCGCCATATGGCCATTAATATGGACGAAGAGTAA
- a CDS encoding HD domain-containing phosphohydrolase codes for MVDAELITRVLEQLPEGVIVVDADGRIVFVNKSAEKIRHISAEDRVGKHIFMCHPPNSQKSVDRALQYLQKEDTKTFVRMITDHENGKYYENTYNPVRDENNKYIGSMVISRDITDSRQLEMARSNNLKEMEEKVSELKEKLSQMFISLIFSLINTLEAKDPYTKGHSMRVCGLASKMAEYKWGLSPIKDQVELAAQLHDIGKIGIREEVLHKADKLSVDEYNHIKTHTIIAGNILASAEKFKPIISIIRHHHERFDGQGYPDGLKGEAIPEGSRILAIADTYDAMTSDRPYRKALSCEEAAEEIKKNLGSQFCPEFGNLFLDLFYSGTIC; via the coding sequence TTGGTTGATGCTGAGCTTATAACCAGGGTGTTGGAACAGTTGCCGGAAGGTGTAATCGTGGTGGACGCCGATGGCAGGATTGTTTTTGTGAACAAATCTGCCGAAAAAATCCGGCATATTTCGGCAGAAGACCGGGTGGGCAAGCACATTTTCATGTGCCATCCGCCTAATTCCCAGAAATCAGTTGACCGGGCTCTCCAGTACCTCCAGAAAGAAGACACTAAAACCTTTGTCCGTATGATAACTGACCACGAAAACGGCAAGTATTATGAAAACACCTATAACCCTGTCCGGGATGAGAATAATAAATATATAGGCTCAATGGTTATCAGCCGGGATATAACTGACAGCCGCCAACTGGAAATGGCCCGCTCAAATAACTTAAAGGAGATGGAGGAAAAGGTCTCCGAGTTAAAAGAGAAGCTTTCCCAGATGTTTATATCTTTAATTTTCTCCCTTATCAACACCCTGGAAGCCAAAGACCCCTATACCAAAGGCCATTCTATGAGGGTTTGCGGTTTGGCTTCTAAAATGGCTGAATATAAATGGGGTCTTTCCCCCATAAAAGACCAGGTGGAATTAGCCGCCCAGCTGCATGATATAGGCAAAATCGGTATCCGGGAGGAAGTGCTCCACAAAGCTGATAAACTGTCTGTTGACGAGTATAACCATATCAAAACCCATACTATTATTGCCGGAAATATTCTGGCATCGGCTGAAAAGTTTAAACCGATAATAAGCATTATCCGCCATCATCACGAAAGATTTGACGGGCAGGGCTATCCCGACGGTCTTAAGGGCGAGGCTATACCGGAGGGGTCCAGAATACTGGCTATTGCGGATACGTATGATGCTATGACCTCTGACCGCCCATACAGAAAGGCCCTGTCTTGCGAAGAGGCGGCTGAAGAAATTAAGAAGAACCTGGGCAGTCAGTTCTGCCCGGAATTCGGTAACTTGTTTTTAGACCTTTTTTATTCAGGCACAATCTGCTAG
- a CDS encoding RidA family protein: MTKKYFSAPGAQGPYSLAVRAGDYLYISGQIGHTDIEGKPLAGVEAQTKRCLEKMAELLKEAGASFDDVVKTTVFLKSQEDFAKMNSVYTTFFSAPKPARSTVIAGMVFPEIVVEIEAVAYLPGV, translated from the coding sequence ATGACTAAAAAATATTTTTCAGCACCCGGTGCCCAGGGTCCCTATTCACTGGCGGTAAGGGCGGGAGATTACCTGTATATTTCCGGCCAGATAGGCCACACAGATATAGAGGGCAAACCTCTGGCTGGGGTGGAAGCCCAGACCAAACGCTGTCTGGAAAAGATGGCTGAGCTACTTAAAGAGGCGGGTGCTTCTTTTGATGATGTGGTAAAGACTACCGTATTTTTGAAGAGCCAGGAAGACTTTGCCAAGATGAACAGTGTTTACACGACCTTTTTCAGTGCGCCCAAACCTGCCCGCTCAACTGTCATTGCCGGTATGGTTTTTCCGGAAATAGTGGTGGAAATAGAAGCAGTTGCCTATCTGCCTGGGGTATAA
- a CDS encoding tubulin/FtsZ family protein: MVIGCGQCGGRIADQFALLGKNARRQRGISIVSNVLAVNTDIADLSGLVHIKADYKHRILIGSRKTSGHGVGKLNELGAQLAREDGDKILDSIRETRLLQDTDAFLLIAGASGGTGSGAIAVLTKMIKERFVDKPVYNMIVLPFNYEETTEERTIYNVGTCLKSAYGVADAVILADNQRYVRDASSISDNFSKINYRFVEPFYNILSAGEETNPRYIGSKVLDAGDIIQTLSGWTVIGHSKIASSFLPFRLDFRGKHAETQKGAQAMEDAIAELSLKCRPEDARRALYLLSAHPNKMSIDIIKELSATLRDNAKHAIIRSGDYPRGDNMGVTVIMSEISSPKKVMDYFDRTIRFISLDKRLSQGFNVEDAFGSIPSLLD; this comes from the coding sequence ATGGTCATAGGCTGTGGCCAGTGCGGCGGGCGTATTGCTGACCAGTTTGCCCTGTTAGGTAAAAACGCCAGACGTCAGCGCGGCATCAGCATAGTTTCAAATGTCCTGGCGGTAAATACCGACATCGCTGACCTGTCCGGTTTGGTGCATATAAAGGCAGATTATAAACACCGTATTCTTATCGGCAGCCGCAAGACCAGCGGGCATGGTGTGGGTAAACTGAATGAGCTGGGAGCCCAGCTGGCACGTGAAGACGGGGATAAAATACTGGACAGTATCCGCGAAACCCGCCTGCTGCAGGATACCGATGCCTTTTTACTGATAGCAGGTGCATCCGGCGGTACCGGCTCAGGGGCGATTGCGGTGCTGACCAAGATGATAAAAGAACGGTTTGTAGATAAACCTGTTTACAATATGATTGTTCTGCCCTTTAACTACGAGGAAACTACCGAAGAGCGGACTATTTATAATGTAGGCACCTGTTTAAAGTCTGCCTACGGGGTGGCGGATGCCGTAATACTGGCGGATAATCAGCGTTATGTGCGTGATGCCTCTTCTATAAGTGATAATTTCAGCAAGATAAACTACCGTTTCGTAGAGCCTTTTTACAATATACTCTCCGCCGGTGAGGAAACTAACCCCCGTTATATCGGCTCAAAGGTGCTGGATGCCGGTGATATTATCCAGACCCTGTCCGGCTGGACGGTTATCGGCCACAGCAAGATTGCCAGTTCCTTTCTGCCCTTCCGGCTGGATTTCAGAGGCAAACATGCCGAAACCCAAAAGGGGGCTCAGGCTATGGAAGACGCCATTGCCGAGCTTTCTTTGAAATGCCGCCCCGAAGACGCCAGACGGGCTTTGTACCTGCTGTCGGCTCACCCCAACAAGATGAGTATAGATATTATCAAGGAGCTTTCAGCCACCCTGAGGGATAACGCCAAACATGCCATTATCCGCAGCGGCGATTACCCGCGGGGAGACAATATGGGTGTGACGGTGATTATGTCCGAGATTTCCAGCCCCAAAAAGGTTATGGATTATTTTGACCGCACTATCCGCTTTATTTCCCTGGACAAGCGTCTGTCACAGGGGTTCAATGTAGAAGATGCTTTCGGGAGCATACCCTCCCTGCTGGACTGA
- the recN gene encoding DNA repair protein RecN yields the protein MLVELRVKNFGIIEDITWSPGEGLNVITGETGAGKSLVIDAVESLLSGRIGDEQIRHQASEANLEGVFYLNPASRLKIAAILAENGLELEDDSLIIRLESKLAGRSVLRLNGSAISRSVLSRLCPYLIDIHGQSEHLSLLNKSFHLDMLDGYAHTAGERTEFARLAGELTCLQRQLSELEKTNREAIRQQEFLRFQADEIEAANLAEGEEENLLSKRQVMASAEKLKNLTHQSLEYLCSGQSGGVLADLNQAMQSLRKISEIDASLKETADEVENAYFSLEENCRSVQNYNRGLDFNPAELEDIENRLALIHSLERKYGRDIPQILAFLAKTKAELDSIIGYAEKTDKLSGAITELKSRLGDMASGLSKHRKEAALSLEKAVQAELADLNMGQVIFKVNFQTQSDENGLPVGGQMLGFTSSGTDIVEFFVSTNPGEPLRPLNKIASTGEISRITLALKSAASRLDDIPVMIFDEIDIGVGGRSGDMLGRKLWKLSQGHQLISVSHLPQIAAYADHHFYVSKTELNGRINSRIARLDSEEHLAELSVMLSGNQTGEKSLENARELLKKASLFKETSPGQPELNMPPSGK from the coding sequence ATGCTAGTTGAGCTTCGGGTAAAAAATTTCGGCATTATTGAGGATATCACCTGGTCACCCGGTGAAGGTCTTAATGTCATTACGGGTGAAACCGGAGCCGGAAAGTCACTGGTCATAGATGCGGTGGAAAGCCTGCTTTCGGGGCGTATTGGTGACGAACAAATCCGCCACCAGGCCAGTGAAGCCAATCTGGAGGGAGTGTTTTATTTAAACCCCGCCAGCCGCCTGAAAATAGCCGCCATACTGGCTGAAAACGGGCTGGAACTGGAAGATGACAGCCTTATTATCCGCCTTGAGTCAAAACTGGCCGGCCGCAGTGTGCTAAGGTTAAACGGCAGCGCCATAAGCCGCTCGGTCTTAAGCCGCCTCTGCCCCTATCTTATTGATATACACGGCCAAAGTGAACACCTTTCCCTGCTTAATAAATCTTTCCATCTGGATATGCTGGACGGTTATGCCCATACTGCCGGTGAACGCACCGAGTTTGCCCGTCTGGCAGGTGAGCTTACCTGCCTGCAAAGGCAGCTGTCCGAACTGGAAAAGACCAACCGCGAAGCCATCCGCCAGCAGGAGTTTCTGCGTTTTCAGGCAGATGAAATAGAAGCGGCCAATCTTGCCGAAGGCGAAGAGGAAAACCTGCTTTCCAAACGGCAGGTCATGGCTTCCGCCGAAAAACTGAAAAACCTGACCCACCAGTCACTGGAGTATCTGTGCAGCGGCCAAAGCGGAGGGGTACTGGCAGATTTAAACCAGGCTATGCAATCCCTCAGAAAAATTTCCGAAATAGACGCCTCACTAAAGGAAACGGCAGACGAGGTGGAAAACGCTTATTTCAGCCTTGAGGAAAACTGCCGCTCAGTCCAGAACTATAACCGGGGGCTTGATTTTAACCCCGCGGAACTGGAAGATATTGAAAACCGTCTGGCACTTATCCACAGTCTGGAAAGGAAATACGGGCGGGATATCCCCCAGATACTGGCTTTTCTGGCTAAAACCAAAGCCGAACTGGATAGCATAATCGGCTATGCCGAAAAAACAGATAAACTAAGCGGGGCTATCACCGAATTAAAAAGCCGCCTCGGAGATATGGCATCAGGATTAAGCAAACACCGCAAAGAAGCCGCCCTTAGTCTTGAAAAAGCAGTACAAGCCGAACTGGCGGACCTTAACATGGGGCAGGTAATATTTAAAGTAAATTTCCAAACCCAGTCTGATGAAAACGGGCTGCCGGTTGGCGGGCAGATGCTTGGCTTTACCTCAAGCGGCACAGACATTGTGGAATTTTTTGTAAGCACCAACCCCGGCGAGCCTCTCCGCCCGCTTAACAAAATAGCCTCTACCGGTGAAATATCACGCATTACTCTGGCTTTAAAAAGCGCTGCTTCACGGCTGGACGATATACCGGTGATGATATTTGATGAAATTGATATAGGGGTGGGCGGACGCTCCGGAGACATGCTGGGGCGGAAGCTCTGGAAGCTGTCACAAGGGCATCAGCTGATAAGCGTTTCCCACCTGCCCCAGATAGCCGCATATGCCGACCATCACTTTTATGTATCAAAAACCGAACTTAATGGCCGGATAAACAGCCGGATTGCACGCCTGGATAGTGAAGAACATCTTGCCGAACTTTCGGTAATGCTATCAGGCAACCAAACAGGCGAAAAATCACTGGAAAACGCCCGCGAACTCCTGAAAAAAGCTTCTTTATTCAAGGAAACCAGCCCCGGACAACCCGAACTGAATATGCCCCCAAGCGGAAAGTAG
- a CDS encoding DMT family transporter: MPRHILIALIFTILFWSSAFAAIRVSLADYSPSHLALLRFLVASLALVIYALITRMRLPDKRDLPAIFLLGLIGISLYHFALNYGEKTVTAGAASLIIASAPIFSVLLARFFYKDKLTPAGWLGILLSFGGIAVITLGEGQTLSFEPHAFWVLLAALFTSIYIVFQRPLLKKYSGFEFSTYAIWAGTLLLMVGAPGLLKEISEAPASSTLAVVYLGIFPTAISYLLYSYALSKARISQVISFLYLNPVFAIGIAFLWLGEIPAPISLLGGLLALAGVILVNRYGHYR; this comes from the coding sequence ATGCCCAGGCATATCTTAATAGCACTTATTTTTACCATTCTATTCTGGTCATCAGCCTTTGCCGCCATACGGGTAAGCCTGGCAGACTACAGCCCGTCCCACCTGGCACTCCTGCGTTTCCTGGTGGCATCTTTGGCTTTGGTCATATACGCCCTGATAACCCGGATGCGCCTGCCGGACAAACGGGATTTACCGGCAATATTTCTGCTGGGGCTGATAGGCATAAGCCTGTATCACTTTGCCCTCAACTACGGCGAAAAAACCGTAACCGCCGGCGCCGCCAGCCTCATTATTGCATCTGCCCCAATCTTCAGTGTTTTGCTGGCCAGATTTTTCTACAAAGATAAACTCACTCCGGCCGGCTGGCTGGGCATACTCCTCAGCTTCGGGGGAATTGCAGTAATCACTCTGGGCGAAGGCCAAACCCTCAGCTTTGAACCCCACGCCTTCTGGGTACTGCTGGCTGCCCTCTTTACCAGCATTTACATAGTATTTCAAAGACCCCTGCTCAAAAAATACAGCGGGTTTGAGTTTTCCACCTATGCCATCTGGGCGGGAACCCTGCTGCTTATGGTAGGCGCACCCGGTCTTTTAAAGGAAATATCCGAAGCCCCTGCCTCATCTACCTTGGCGGTAGTTTATCTGGGTATATTCCCTACCGCCATATCTTACCTTTTATACAGCTACGCCCTGTCCAAAGCCCGCATCTCACAGGTAATCAGCTTTTTATACCTGAACCCTGTTTTTGCCATAGGTATAGCCTTTTTGTGGCTGGGGGAAATACCTGCCCCAATCAGCCTGCTGGGCGGTCTTCTGGCACTGGCGGGGGTAATACTGGTCAACCGTTACGGCCACTACCGCTGA
- a CDS encoding response regulator transcription factor has protein sequence MSKKILIADDENKIAEILKAYLEREGFKVSVTYNGKEALAKFREENPDLIILDLMLPEISGWDVCREIRKESRVPIIMLTARDELTDKLIGLEIGADDYMTKPFEAKELVARAKVQLRRSEHTPASEPVLVIDRLEIDTERRLVKMDGENIDLTATEFDILANLAASPGRVFSRMQILDKLGEAYEGYERTIDSHIKNLRKKIEPDPESPAYILTVHGVGYKMKDKG, from the coding sequence ATGTCTAAGAAAATACTGATAGCCGATGATGAGAATAAAATAGCCGAAATCCTTAAAGCCTATCTTGAACGCGAAGGCTTTAAGGTGAGCGTTACCTATAATGGCAAAGAGGCCCTGGCAAAATTCCGTGAAGAGAACCCCGACCTGATAATACTTGACCTGATGCTGCCCGAAATATCCGGCTGGGATGTCTGCCGCGAAATCCGCAAGGAAAGCCGCGTGCCTATAATCATGCTTACCGCCCGGGATGAACTTACCGACAAGCTGATAGGGCTGGAAATAGGGGCGGATGACTATATGACCAAACCCTTTGAGGCTAAAGAACTGGTAGCCCGCGCCAAAGTCCAGCTGAGGCGGTCTGAACACACCCCTGCTTCCGAGCCGGTACTGGTTATTGACCGCCTGGAAATAGATACGGAACGGCGTTTGGTAAAAATGGACGGGGAGAATATAGACCTGACCGCTACCGAATTTGATATACTGGCAAATCTGGCCGCAAGCCCGGGGCGGGTTTTCTCCCGTATGCAAATACTGGACAAACTGGGTGAGGCTTACGAAGGCTATGAACGCACTATAGACAGCCACATTAAAAATCTGCGTAAAAAAATAGAGCCCGACCCCGAATCCCCAGCCTATATCCTGACCGTACACGGGGTAGGTTACAAGATGAAAGACAAAGGGTAA
- a CDS encoding sensor histidine kinase, whose product MSRLSYKIFGALLLTVLLSVGLTSFAANQLTASQFRQYIIRGNTEFITSVESALGTYYAQYQGWDNVNGVLIQLLGSNGGRLVLSDASGLIVADTQNKWIGYQTDEYSLSNGTLISISGTDAGYLYWIGSQGSGSGSGYGKGMQSGQNNSGNAAAGIISESQQQLLDEMNRSIWLSGGLAGLAALGLGLLLASQIIRPLKALSRSARRIAGGELSQRVKVDSRDELGELAESFNHMAQSLETNEQSRQRLLADIAHELRTPLTVIEGTVDGILDGVFEADAQHLTTIKEESATLTRLIKDLRDISLAESGKLKLEMTQLDIADIIRRQAKQASILAKDKSIALLSDIPANLSTVTGDATRLNQITANLLSNALRHTPAGGQISLSLKNMLYRDKPGIMVSVTDNGEGIPPADLPHIFDRFYRVNTSRARSEGGSGLGLAIVKEMAEAHGGYVWAESLLGKGSTFNYWLPASHT is encoded by the coding sequence GTGTCCCGCTTAAGCTATAAAATTTTCGGTGCCCTGCTGCTGACTGTTTTGCTGTCGGTGGGTCTTACTTCGTTTGCCGCCAACCAGCTGACCGCCAGCCAGTTCCGCCAGTATATTATCCGGGGGAATACCGAATTTATAACCAGCGTGGAAAGTGCACTGGGTACATATTATGCCCAATATCAAGGCTGGGATAACGTAAATGGTGTCCTTATCCAGCTGCTGGGCAGTAACGGCGGGCGTTTAGTATTAAGCGATGCCAGCGGGCTGATAGTAGCTGACACCCAAAACAAATGGATAGGCTACCAGACAGACGAATACAGCCTGTCAAACGGTACTTTGATAAGCATTTCGGGTACAGATGCAGGCTATCTCTACTGGATTGGCAGCCAGGGCAGCGGCTCCGGCAGCGGTTACGGTAAAGGGATGCAGAGCGGGCAGAACAATAGCGGTAATGCCGCTGCTGGCATAATCAGCGAATCCCAGCAGCAACTGCTGGATGAAATGAACAGGTCTATCTGGCTGTCCGGGGGCTTAGCCGGTCTGGCGGCCCTGGGTCTGGGGCTGCTGCTGGCCAGCCAGATTATCCGTCCGCTTAAAGCCCTCAGCCGGAGTGCCAGACGGATTGCCGGGGGAGAGCTTTCCCAGCGGGTAAAGGTAGACTCCCGTGACGAACTGGGCGAACTGGCTGAAAGCTTCAACCACATGGCCCAAAGCCTGGAAACCAACGAACAGTCACGCCAGAGACTGCTGGCTGATATTGCCCATGAACTTCGTACCCCACTTACAGTTATTGAGGGGACCGTAGACGGAATACTGGACGGGGTATTTGAGGCTGATGCCCAGCACCTTACCACTATCAAAGAAGAATCCGCCACCCTTACCCGCCTTATAAAGGACCTCCGGGATATATCTCTGGCTGAATCCGGCAAACTCAAGCTGGAAATGACCCAGCTGGATATCGCAGACATTATCCGCCGTCAGGCCAAACAGGCATCTATACTGGCCAAAGACAAATCTATTGCCCTATTAAGTGATATTCCCGCTAATCTATCTACCGTTACGGGTGATGCCACCCGCTTAAACCAGATAACAGCCAACCTGCTCAGTAATGCCCTGCGGCACACACCTGCCGGCGGGCAAATCAGCCTCAGCCTGAAAAATATGCTTTACCGGGATAAACCCGGGATTATGGTATCCGTAACTGACAACGGAGAGGGGATACCACCGGCAGACTTACCCCATATTTTTGACCGCTTTTACCGGGTAAATACGTCCAGAGCCCGAAGCGAAGGCGGCAGCGGGCTTGGTCTGGCTATTGTAAAAGAGATGGCAGAAGCCCACGGCGGTTATGTCTGGGCCGAAAGCTTACTTGGGAAAGGCAGCACCTTTAACTACTGGCTGCCTGCCAGCCATACCTGA
- a CDS encoding MBL fold metallo-hydrolase RNA specificity domain-containing protein, whose protein sequence is MSIEIQFLGAARNVTGSRYLIKTDHTQLLVDCGLYQERRLQDRNWQPFEIPPQSLSAVIISHAHIDHCGLLPKLVKEGFAGPVFATEATAEIARISLTDAGKLQEEDAAFKKKRHEREGRKTKYPEIPLYTAEDARAVSPLFKTVEYSREIAVTEDITATFHNAGHVFGSASIELKIQENHRQKVIVFSGDLGNWDRPILKNPDLVNQADYVVIESTYGDRTHQDINEASLKLAEIINQTVKLGGNIVIPSFALERTQDLLFFLNRFMSEGKIPSLKVFVDSPMAISITKIFKEHPELYDRETSGWVNNGSSPFEFEGLHFTNKAADSKAILAEKDPCIIIAGSGMCTGGRIKHHLVNNISRPESTILFVGFQATGTLGRLITDGAKEVRILGQHYPVQARIEELRAFSAHADQPTLLRWLKGFKNKPEMVFVTHGEPETSARFTETIKNTLGWQAKAPEYQEKFILD, encoded by the coding sequence ATGAGTATAGAAATACAGTTTTTAGGGGCAGCCCGAAATGTTACCGGCTCAAGATACCTGATTAAAACAGACCATACCCAGTTGCTGGTGGATTGCGGGCTTTATCAGGAACGGCGGCTGCAAGACCGGAACTGGCAGCCTTTTGAGATACCCCCCCAAAGCTTAAGTGCTGTAATCATCAGCCATGCCCATATTGACCACTGCGGGTTGCTGCCAAAGCTGGTAAAGGAAGGTTTTGCCGGGCCGGTTTTTGCAACAGAAGCCACCGCAGAAATTGCCCGTATCTCCCTGACAGATGCCGGTAAACTTCAGGAAGAAGATGCCGCTTTTAAAAAGAAACGCCATGAACGCGAAGGCCGAAAAACCAAGTATCCCGAAATACCCCTTTACACCGCCGAAGACGCCAGAGCCGTATCTCCCCTTTTTAAAACAGTGGAATACAGCCGGGAAATAGCCGTAACAGAAGATATCACTGCCACATTTCATAATGCCGGGCATGTTTTCGGTTCGGCCAGCATAGAGCTGAAAATACAGGAAAACCACCGGCAGAAAGTGATAGTTTTTTCAGGTGATTTGGGAAACTGGGACAGACCGATTTTGAAAAACCCTGACCTTGTAAATCAGGCAGATTACGTGGTCATAGAGTCCACTTACGGAGACCGCACCCACCAGGACATAAATGAGGCTTCCCTGAAACTGGCCGAGATAATAAACCAGACTGTTAAACTGGGCGGGAATATCGTTATTCCCAGTTTCGCTCTGGAACGCACTCAGGACCTGCTGTTTTTCCTTAACCGCTTTATGTCAGAGGGCAAAATACCCAGCTTGAAAGTTTTTGTAGACAGCCCCATGGCTATCAGCATTACTAAAATATTTAAAGAACACCCGGAACTGTATGACCGCGAAACCAGCGGCTGGGTGAACAACGGAAGCTCCCCGTTTGAATTTGAAGGTCTTCACTTTACCAACAAAGCGGCGGATTCTAAAGCCATTCTGGCTGAAAAAGACCCCTGCATAATTATAGCCGGTTCGGGTATGTGTACCGGCGGCAGGATAAAACACCATCTGGTAAATAACATTAGCCGCCCCGAATCAACTATCCTGTTTGTGGGCTTTCAGGCAACCGGGACTCTGGGCAGGCTGATAACTGACGGAGCAAAAGAAGTACGGATACTTGGCCAGCACTATCCGGTACAAGCCCGCATAGAGGAACTCAGGGCTTTTTCGGCACACGCAGATCAGCCTACCCTGCTGCGCTGGCTAAAGGGGTTTAAAAATAAACCTGAAATGGTATTTGTAACCCATGGCGAGCCGGAAACAAGCGCCCGGTTTACAGAAACTATAAAAAATACTTTGGGCTGGCAGGCAAAAGCACCCGAATACCAAGAAAAATTTATTTTAGATTAA
- a CDS encoding response regulator — protein MISIVLADDHQIVRHGLKALLEAEADFEVVGEASDGIEAVNLVESLQPGVLVTDLMMGGMSGIEVTYQVVKRSPKTAVVILSMYGNEAYVHEALRAGARAYVLKDSTSEELVRSVREAVQGHRYLSSPLSEKAIEAYMEKSAEATSLDPYETLTIREREVLHLVAQGHTCAEIAERLFISPRTVEVHRANMMRKLDLRNQTQLLRYALQRGIIPPENMYDVSEKSMPEETTG, from the coding sequence ATGATAAGTATAGTACTGGCAGATGACCACCAGATTGTGAGGCACGGGCTGAAAGCTTTGCTTGAGGCGGAAGCTGATTTTGAGGTTGTGGGAGAAGCCTCAGATGGTATTGAAGCGGTAAATCTGGTTGAAAGCCTGCAGCCGGGGGTGCTGGTAACTGACCTTATGATGGGCGGCATGAGCGGTATTGAGGTTACGTATCAGGTGGTCAAGCGTTCACCTAAAACTGCGGTGGTTATCCTGTCTATGTACGGCAATGAGGCCTATGTCCATGAAGCCTTACGGGCCGGGGCAAGGGCTTATGTACTTAAGGACTCCACTTCAGAGGAACTGGTAAGGTCTGTCCGCGAAGCTGTGCAGGGGCATAGGTATCTTAGCTCCCCCTTGTCTGAAAAAGCTATTGAAGCCTATATGGAAAAATCTGCCGAAGCTACATCACTAGACCCTTATGAAACTTTAACCATACGGGAACGGGAAGTGCTTCATCTGGTAGCACAGGGGCATACCTGTGCCGAAATAGCCGAGAGGCTGTTTATCTCACCCCGCACCGTAGAGGTTCACCGCGCTAATATGATGCGTAAACTGGATTTGCGTAACCAGACCCAGCTCTTACGTTACGCCCTGCAAAGGGGTATCATCCCCCCGGAAAATATGTATGATGTATCTGAAAAAAGTATGCCTGAGGAAACTACGGGATAA